A window from Triticum aestivum cultivar Chinese Spring chromosome 6D, IWGSC CS RefSeq v2.1, whole genome shotgun sequence encodes these proteins:
- the LOC123142068 gene encoding BTB/POZ and MATH domain-containing protein 1-like: MDPIGKFVTDCLSYLLYLLAPFLPFQRRAKPSSPVAASGGAPPPYPYESRERPIPRRRSAMASSGAGGKSSRSAIVANTASGHHLLTIHGYSCTNVPTGQKISSQPFQLGGHRWRIDYYPNGITSAVADYVSLSLILAEDVKAAVKAKHSFCLAGEPEERKVGRLRSAPVVTYSSRGCCFFNRYSTFIRREDLLKSKNLKNDSFTVRCDILVVHGYRAKEAYVSVPPCDLRGDLRKLLETEKGTDVVFEVDGETVAAHRCVLAARSPVFAAELFGPMKEGKADEGGIVRVEDMNVEVFKALLCFAYTGSLPEMHKEEEDITCQHLLVAADRFDMGRLKLICEEKLCGYIDVGTVATILTLAEQHHCEGLKKACFDFLAAPTNLRAALASDGLQHLSASCPSLMAELMARSLEH, encoded by the coding sequence ATGGATCCTATCGGAAAATTCGTCACGGACTGTTTGAGCTATCTGCTCTATCTTCTTGCTCCGTTCCTCCCCTTCCAACGCCGCGCTAAACCCTCGTCGCCCGTAGCAGCAAGCGGCGGCGCCCCACCCCCGTATCCCTATGAGAGCCGCGAGCGCCCGATTCCGCGGAGAAGGTCGGCAATGGCGTCCTCCGGAGCCGGCGGGAAGTCCTCGAGGTCCGCCATCGTGGCCAACACGGCCAGCGGGCACCACCTCCTCACCATCCACGGCTACTCCTGCACCAACGTTCCCACCGGACAGAAGATCAGTTCCCAGCCCTTCCAACTCGGCGGCCACCGCTGGCGGATCGACTACTACCCCAACGGCATAACCTCGGCGGTCGCGGATTACGTGTCCCTCTCCCTAATCCTCGCCGAGGATGTCAAGGCGGCGGTGAAGGCGAAGCACAGCTTCTGCCTAGCCGGGGAGCCGGAGGAAAGGAAAGTCGGGCGGCTGAGGTCCGCGCCGGTGGTCACATACTCGTCCAGGGGGTGTTGCTTCTTCAACCGGTACTCCACCTTCATCAGAAGGGAGGACCTGCTCAAGTCCAAGAACCTAAAGAACGACTCCTTCACCGTCCGGTGTGATATCCTCGTCGTCCATGGTTACCGCGCCAAGGAGGCTTACGTCTCTGTGCCCCCATGCGACCTGCGGGGGGACCTCCGCAAGCTCCTTGAGACCGAGAAAGGCACCGACGTGGTGTTCGAGGTCGATGGCGAGACCGTTGCGGCGCACCGGTGTGTGCTCGCGGCCCGCTCGCCGGTCTTCGCAGCTGAGCTCTTCGGACCAATGAAGGAGGGCAAGGCCGACGAAGGCGGCATCGTGCGTGTGGAAGACATGAATGTGGAGGTGTTCAAGGCGCTGCTCTGTTTCGCGTACACAGGATCGTTGCCTGAGATGCACAAGGAAGAGGAAGACATCACCTGCCAGCATCTGCTCGTCGCGGCTGACAGGTTTGACATGGGGCGGCTGAAACTGATATGTGAGGAGAAGCTGTGCGGGTACATCGACGTCGGCACGGTGGCGACTATCCTTACGCTGGCTGAGCAGCACCACTGTGAGGGGCTGAAGAAGGCGTGCTTCGATTTTCTTGCCGCTCCGACAAATCTGAGGGCTGCCTTGGCCAGTGACGGCTTACAACATCTGAGCGCGAGCTGCCCGTCTCTTATGGCTGAGCTCATGGCCAGGTCCTTGGAGCATTAG